In one Umezawaea sp. Da 62-37 genomic region, the following are encoded:
- a CDS encoding TerC family protein, with product MSVPLWLWLATVVGLLLLLAVDLVLVGRKPHEVSLGEAGRWVTFYVSVAVLFGIGLWYFAGGVPAGEFFAGYITEYSLSIDNLFIFLIIMNTFKVPAIHQGRVLLVGILIALVMRGIFIAVGAAVIAQFSWVFYLFGAFLIYTGYKLARTGHDEDEEFKENAFLRFVRRIFPVADEYHDSKSFIKVDGKRFVTPMFIVMIAIGSTDLLFALDSIPAIFGLTKEPFLVFTANAFALMGLRQLYFLLGGLLNRLVYLSIGLSLILAFIGVKLILEALHTNSLPFLNGGEALAVPTIGIAVSLPVIIGILVVTTVASLAKSKRDEKAARAS from the coding sequence ATGTCTGTTCCACTGTGGTTGTGGCTCGCGACGGTCGTGGGGCTGCTGCTCCTGCTGGCCGTCGACCTGGTTCTCGTCGGCCGCAAACCGCATGAGGTCTCGCTCGGCGAGGCCGGTCGCTGGGTGACGTTCTACGTCTCGGTGGCCGTGCTGTTCGGCATCGGCCTCTGGTACTTCGCCGGAGGTGTCCCGGCGGGCGAGTTCTTCGCGGGGTACATCACCGAGTACTCGCTCAGCATCGACAACCTGTTCATCTTCCTGATCATCATGAACACGTTCAAGGTGCCCGCGATCCACCAGGGGCGGGTGCTTCTGGTCGGCATCCTGATCGCCCTGGTGATGCGCGGCATCTTCATCGCCGTCGGCGCGGCGGTCATCGCGCAGTTCAGCTGGGTGTTCTACCTCTTCGGCGCCTTCCTGATCTACACCGGCTACAAGCTGGCGCGGACGGGCCACGACGAGGACGAGGAGTTCAAGGAGAACGCCTTCCTGCGCTTCGTGCGCCGGATCTTCCCGGTGGCCGACGAGTACCACGACTCGAAGTCGTTCATCAAGGTCGACGGCAAGCGCTTCGTGACCCCGATGTTCATCGTGATGATCGCGATCGGCAGCACCGACCTGCTGTTCGCGCTCGACTCCATCCCGGCGATCTTCGGCCTCACCAAGGAGCCGTTCCTCGTCTTCACGGCCAACGCGTTCGCGCTGATGGGCCTGAGGCAGCTGTACTTCCTGCTCGGGGGCCTGCTCAACAGGCTCGTGTACCTGTCGATCGGCCTGTCGCTGATCCTCGCGTTCATCGGCGTGAAGCTGATCCTGGAGGCGCTGCACACCAACTCGCTGCCGTTCCTCAACGGCGGCGAGGCGCTGGCGGTCCCGACGATCGGCATCG